The Gemmatimonadaceae bacterium region CGAACACCGCCGCCTTGGCGTGCAGGTTCTTCACATCGAACCGCTGGATCAGCTCCTCGAGGCTGAGCACCTCGACATCATCGCCCGTGCTCCAGCCGAGCAGCGCGAGGAAGTTGAGCATCGCCTGGGGCAGGAAGCCCTGATGCTGATAGTCGCCCACCGCCGTCGCACCGTGGCGCTTCGACAGCTTCTTGCCGTCGGTGCCGTGGATCATGGGCACGTGGCCGAACTGCGGCTCCTCGGCGCCGAGGGCTCGGTAGAGCAGGATCTGCTTGGGGGTGTTCGAGATATGGTCGTCGCCGCGCATCACGAGCGTGACGCGCGCGGCGATGTCATCGCTCACCACGGCCATGTTGTACACCGGCGTGCCGTCGGAGCGGAGGATGACGAAATCCTCGATGTCCTTGTTCGGGAAGGAAATCCGCTCGTGCACGAGATCGTGCCACTCGGTGTGCCCCTCGGGGACCTTAAAGCGAATGGCGTACGGCTCGTTGTTGGCGAGCTTCTGGGCGAGCTCCGCGTCACTATACGTCGCCAGGCTGCGGTCGAAGCGGAACGCCTCGCCCTTGGCCTCGGCCTCGGCGCGCAGCTGCTCGATCACGCTCGCCGGCGTGAAGTCGCGATACGCCGCGCCGGTCTCGAGCAGGCGGTGCGCGTCGGCATAATGGCGGGCGACGTTCGCGCCCTGGTAGACGACCTCTTCATCCCACGTGAGGCCGAGCCACTCGAGCCCTTCGAAGATCGCGCGGGTGCTTTCGTCGGTGCTGCGCTGGCGGTCGGTGTCCTCGATACGGAGGAGGAAATCGCCGTCGTACTTCTTGGCGTAGAGCCAGTTGAAGAGCGCAGTCCGCGCGCCCCCCACATGGAGAAAGCCCGTAGGCGACGGGGCAAAGCGCACACGCGGGCGCTTCGCAGCAGGCGCTGACGACATATGAAAACCGACCGAAGGTCAGGGGAAGAGCAGGGGGCAAATAAAACGCGGGTCCGCCGGCTACCCAGCGGACCCGCGGAACGGAGAGAGCGGGATTCGAACCCGCGATAG contains the following coding sequences:
- the gltX gene encoding glutamate--tRNA ligase; translated protein: MSSAPAAKRPRVRFAPSPTGFLHVGGARTALFNWLYAKKYDGDFLLRIEDTDRQRSTDESTRAIFEGLEWLGLTWDEEVVYQGANVARHYADAHRLLETGAAYRDFTPASVIEQLRAEAEAKGEAFRFDRSLATYSDAELAQKLANNEPYAIRFKVPEGHTEWHDLVHERISFPNKDIEDFVILRSDGTPVYNMAVVSDDIAARVTLVMRGDDHISNTPKQILLYRALGAEEPQFGHVPMIHGTDGKKLSKRHGATAVGDYQHQGFLPQAMLNFLALLGWSTGDDVEVLSLEELIQRFDVKNLHAKAAVFDTKKLEWMNGQHLAKIDIHELARIVAPLVVKAGFATAEDLEARHAWFCGVLELLRIRARLTDEIVTQAKVFFTDGVEYDADAVSKQWRDATATADVLEATHERLAGLARWEPAAMEEALRTLAEQRGISGGKIFQPLRVALTGLTVSPGIFDVLLYVGREQSLKRIKAAVEYLRAPV